Proteins from a genomic interval of Cognatishimia sp. WU-CL00825:
- a CDS encoding LysR family transcriptional regulator ArgP: protein MQYDYHQLATLAAILRLGSFEAAAAELAVTQSAISQRLKALEERTGALLVHRGQPCTGTALGTRLAAHHGHVALLEHQLNDDLQTRAALPKGRLRLVVNADSLASWFMPAIANVSGILYDLVIDDQEFSVDLLRRGEVGAAVTSHGGVIAGCECYYLGRLVYRATSSPKFCARYFPTQATKQSLRHAPMLRYNSKDDLQNRWLRTQVGTDDFSNFHMIASTQGFIDASLAGLGWGMNPALMVDGHIAAGRLQEIIPDTALDTPLFWQCNRLLAPALKPLTRSICQTAHKHLPQ, encoded by the coding sequence ATGCAATACGACTATCACCAGCTTGCTACTCTGGCGGCGATTCTGCGCCTTGGGAGTTTCGAAGCCGCCGCTGCTGAGCTTGCGGTGACACAGTCGGCAATTTCCCAAAGGTTGAAGGCCCTTGAAGAGCGCACCGGAGCCCTTTTGGTTCATCGAGGGCAACCCTGTACGGGCACTGCCCTTGGCACCCGGCTTGCGGCGCATCACGGCCATGTGGCTTTACTCGAACATCAACTAAACGACGATCTGCAAACCCGCGCAGCCCTGCCCAAAGGACGGTTGCGGCTTGTCGTGAATGCCGACAGCTTGGCGTCATGGTTCATGCCCGCAATCGCCAATGTGTCAGGTATTCTTTACGATCTGGTCATTGATGATCAGGAATTTTCGGTCGACCTGTTGCGCCGTGGCGAAGTGGGCGCAGCGGTGACCTCGCATGGTGGGGTGATTGCGGGCTGTGAATGTTACTATCTGGGACGACTGGTGTATCGCGCGACCTCCAGCCCCAAGTTCTGCGCGCGCTATTTCCCCACCCAAGCCACAAAACAAAGCCTGCGCCACGCACCGATGCTGCGGTATAATTCCAAGGATGATTTGCAAAACCGGTGGCTGCGCACCCAGGTTGGCACCGATGATTTCTCAAACTTTCATATGATCGCCTCCACCCAAGGCTTTATTGACGCAAGCCTTGCAGGCCTTGGCTGGGGCATGAACCCAGCGTTGATGGTAGATGGCCATATCGCAGCGGGTCGATTGCAGGAAATCATTCCAGATACCGCATTAGACACACCGCTATTTTGGCAATGTAACCGCCTTTTGGCCCCTGCCCTTAAGCCGCTGACCCGCAGCATTTGCCAAACTGCGCACAAACACTTGCCACAATAA
- a CDS encoding SLC13 family permease, protein MSQDQIILFSLFGIVFAMFLWGRFRYDIVAFSALLVGVVLGVVPEKDAFSGFGHPATLVVALVLVVSAGLVRSGAVFLITRTLVDSSRGLGAHITLMGGIGGVLSAFMNNVAALALLMPVDIQTARKAGRSPGLSLMPLSFATILGGMATLIGTPPNIIIASIREDSLGAPFKMFDFAPVGGITALAGLAFVALIGWRFIPKREDAGQKLGDITEYIAELTVPDDSKHIGKRLAELEDLATKSDVALLGLIRGGKRRYGAARNVELAAHDTLILEAAPDALDEFRAAASLNFSDSEREDHLKAAGEGLDVIEVVVPENARIAGKTAQRLGLAWRRGAVLMGLSRQGRRITQHLRQTEVKAGDILLLLVPKDRGNDITEWLGCLPLADRGLAVTADKKVWLAIGLFGAAVAASALGLLYLPIALGLVVTAYVLTKIVPLSELYTHIEWPVVVLLGSMIPLGAALENVGGTELIAGTLVGITDGLPAWAILTVLMLVTMTLSDVLNNTATTIVAAPVGIQMAQSLNVSPDPFLMAVAIAASAAFLTPIGHKNNTLILGPGGYHFGDYWRIGLPLEIIVVLVSIPSILIFWPL, encoded by the coding sequence ATGTCACAAGATCAAATCATCCTATTTTCGCTCTTCGGCATTGTTTTTGCGATGTTTTTATGGGGCCGTTTCCGCTACGATATCGTCGCCTTTTCCGCTTTACTGGTCGGGGTTGTGCTCGGGGTAGTCCCGGAAAAAGATGCGTTTTCGGGCTTTGGCCACCCGGCAACTCTGGTGGTGGCCCTGGTTTTGGTGGTTTCGGCGGGGCTTGTGCGTTCTGGTGCCGTGTTTTTGATCACCCGCACCTTGGTTGACAGCTCACGCGGCCTAGGGGCGCATATCACTTTGATGGGCGGTATCGGCGGGGTTTTGTCGGCCTTTATGAACAACGTCGCCGCATTGGCGCTCTTGATGCCGGTTGATATTCAAACTGCGCGTAAAGCGGGCCGCAGCCCGGGGCTTTCGCTGATGCCCCTGTCCTTTGCCACCATACTGGGCGGGATGGCCACTTTGATCGGCACCCCGCCAAATATCATCATTGCCTCAATCCGCGAAGACAGCCTTGGCGCCCCCTTCAAAATGTTTGATTTTGCCCCGGTTGGCGGCATCACTGCGTTAGCCGGTCTGGCCTTTGTGGCCCTGATTGGCTGGCGCTTTATCCCTAAACGCGAAGACGCCGGCCAAAAGCTTGGCGACATCACTGAATATATCGCCGAACTCACCGTGCCTGACGATAGCAAACACATCGGCAAGCGCTTGGCAGAACTCGAAGATCTGGCCACCAAATCTGATGTTGCCCTGCTGGGATTGATCCGCGGCGGCAAACGCCGCTATGGGGCGGCCCGCAATGTTGAATTGGCCGCCCATGACACGCTGATCCTAGAAGCCGCACCAGATGCGCTGGATGAATTTCGCGCCGCCGCCTCGCTGAATTTTTCAGACAGCGAACGCGAAGATCACTTAAAAGCTGCAGGCGAAGGCCTGGATGTGATCGAAGTGGTTGTGCCAGAAAACGCCCGCATTGCCGGTAAAACCGCCCAACGTTTGGGCCTGGCCTGGCGGCGCGGTGCTGTTCTTATGGGCCTGTCTCGCCAAGGCCGGCGCATCACCCAACATCTGCGCCAAACCGAAGTGAAGGCCGGTGACATACTGCTGCTTTTGGTACCCAAAGACCGCGGCAACGACATCACCGAATGGTTGGGCTGCTTGCCCCTTGCAGACCGCGGTCTCGCGGTGACTGCAGATAAAAAGGTCTGGCTGGCGATTGGCCTCTTTGGCGCAGCCGTTGCTGCCTCTGCCCTGGGTCTGCTTTATTTGCCGATCGCGCTTGGGCTGGTTGTAACGGCCTATGTGCTGACAAAAATTGTTCCGCTGTCTGAACTCTACACCCATATCGAATGGCCGGTGGTGGTTTTGCTGGGCAGCATGATCCCCTTGGGAGCCGCGCTGGAGAATGTCGGCGGCACCGAATTGATCGCGGGCACATTGGTGGGGATCACCGACGGGCTGCCCGCCTGGGCCATCCTGACAGTGCTGATGCTCGTGACCATGACGCTCAGTGACGTCTTAAACAACACCGCCACCACCATCGTGGCCGCGCCGGTAGGGATCCAGATGGCCCAAAGCCTGAACGTTTCACCTGATCCGTTTCTCATGGCCGTGGCCATTGCCGCAAGCGCGGCCTTCCTGACCCCGATTGGCCATAAGAACAACACGCTCATTCTGGGCCCCGGTGGTTATCATTTTGGAGATTACTGGCGCATTGGTCTGCCGCTCGAGATCATCGTCGTGTTGGTGTCGATCCCGTCGATTCTGATCTTTTGGCCGCTGTAG
- the mgtE gene encoding magnesium transporter has protein sequence MVTAEINPVAGRQNLAELNEQITPDTELDEDDAYILDRRNVSAVLEALEMADRAQLLELIEPMHAADIADLLEQINAFDRRRLIQLYDQEFDGEILSELDESIREEVIAALHPETLAEAVRDMESDDVVDLVEDLDEPQQEAILDALEDADRVAVEQALNYPEFSAGRLMQRETVMAPEHWAVGDAIDYMRDASELPEQFYHVILVDPRMRPVANVTLGKIMGAPRTAPLKNLAEEMFQVIPVTQDEADVAYAFNQYHLISAPVVDEDERLVGVITIDDAMAVLDEEHEEDILRLAGVGEESSLSDRVMETTRQRLPWLAVNLVTAILASLVIAQFEATIVQLVALAVLMPIVASMGGNAGTQSLTVAVRAIATKDLTGANVWRVIRREVLVGLVNGLVFAVIMGVIGILWFGSPLLGLVIAVAMVINLVVAGLAGTAIPVLLERFGIDPALASGAFVTTVTDVVGFFAFLALAGMILF, from the coding sequence ATGGTCACGGCAGAAATCAATCCGGTGGCAGGGAGGCAGAACTTGGCCGAACTCAACGAACAAATTACGCCTGACACCGAATTGGATGAGGACGACGCCTACATCCTGGATCGCCGCAATGTTTCGGCGGTTCTAGAGGCCTTGGAAATGGCGGATCGCGCGCAGCTTCTTGAGCTGATCGAACCGATGCATGCGGCTGATATTGCTGACCTTCTTGAGCAAATCAACGCCTTTGACCGCCGCCGTTTGATCCAGCTTTATGATCAAGAGTTTGACGGCGAAATTCTGTCGGAACTTGACGAGAGTATTCGCGAAGAGGTCATTGCAGCCCTGCATCCTGAAACCCTGGCCGAAGCGGTCCGGGATATGGAATCAGACGATGTGGTGGATCTGGTTGAGGATCTGGACGAGCCTCAGCAAGAGGCCATTCTTGACGCTTTGGAAGACGCGGATCGGGTAGCGGTTGAGCAAGCGCTGAACTATCCGGAGTTTTCTGCTGGTCGCCTGATGCAGCGCGAAACCGTTATGGCCCCTGAACATTGGGCTGTTGGGGATGCGATCGATTACATGCGTGATGCGTCAGAATTGCCAGAGCAGTTTTATCACGTGATTTTGGTGGATCCGCGGATGCGGCCGGTGGCCAATGTAACCTTGGGAAAAATCATGGGGGCGCCGCGCACCGCGCCGCTCAAAAACCTCGCCGAAGAAATGTTTCAGGTGATCCCGGTCACCCAAGACGAAGCGGATGTCGCCTATGCGTTCAACCAATACCATTTGATTTCTGCCCCTGTGGTGGACGAAGACGAGCGGTTGGTAGGGGTGATCACCATCGATGATGCGATGGCAGTGCTGGATGAGGAACACGAAGAAGATATTCTGCGTCTTGCTGGTGTTGGCGAGGAAAGCTCGTTGTCTGACAGGGTGATGGAAACCACGCGTCAACGTTTGCCATGGCTGGCGGTTAATCTGGTGACAGCGATATTGGCCTCATTGGTGATAGCGCAATTTGAAGCCACTATTGTGCAGCTTGTGGCGCTTGCGGTGCTGATGCCGATTGTGGCCTCGATGGGGGGCAATGCGGGCACCCAGTCGTTGACCGTTGCCGTGCGTGCCATTGCCACCAAGGATTTGACCGGGGCCAATGTGTGGCGGGTTATTCGCCGCGAAGTGCTGGTTGGTCTGGTTAATGGCTTGGTGTTTGCGGTGATCATGGGAGTGATTGGCATCCTTTGGTTTGGGTCGCCTTTGCTTGGGCTGGTGATCGCTGTGGCAATGGTCATCAATCTGGTGGTTGCGGGCCTTGCGGGCACCGCCATTCCGGTCCTGCTAGAGCGGTTTGGCATTGACCCGGCTTTGGCCTCTGGAGCATTTGTCACCACGGTCACCGATGTTGTGGGCTTTTTTGCCTTTTTGGCCTTGGCCGGCATGATATTATTTTAG
- the guaD gene encoding guanine deaminase, protein MRKDTNATLLLGQTLSFSANPFELPVTEAVHLQSAGAVLIRGGSIAAVGDAGTLRALHPTARVVDYGKGLIMAGFVDAHVHYPQTAIIASWGKRLIDWLNSYTFPEEMRFGSKTYATEIANRYLDLTTSHGTTTSVSYCTIHPQSVDAFFDAAQTRGQRVVAGKTCMDRNAPDDLTDTAQSAYDDSKRLLTNWHGVDRLEYAITPRFSPTSTPEQLEALGALWSEHPDCLMQTHLSEQTDEIEWVQSLFPAARDYLDTYEEFGLLGQKGLYGHAIHLTERERARLKDVGAGLIHCPTSNTFIGSGLFDLPGLMAEGQRIGLATDTGGGSSFSMLRTMAAAYEISQLRHTPLHAAQLLWLATIGSAQTLHMKDKIGNLAPGMEADLVVLDLASTDAIAQRTARADDIWEAVFPTIMMGDDRAIRAVWINGKAA, encoded by the coding sequence ATGCGTAAAGACACAAATGCGACGTTGCTTTTGGGCCAGACCCTCAGTTTCTCGGCCAATCCGTTTGAGTTGCCTGTCACCGAAGCCGTGCACCTGCAATCCGCAGGGGCGGTCTTGATCCGCGGGGGCAGCATTGCAGCTGTCGGCGATGCGGGCACCCTGCGAGCCTTGCATCCCACGGCACGGGTTGTGGATTATGGAAAAGGCCTGATCATGGCCGGTTTTGTCGACGCGCATGTGCATTATCCACAAACCGCCATCATCGCCAGTTGGGGCAAGCGGCTGATTGATTGGCTCAACAGCTATACATTTCCCGAAGAAATGCGATTTGGCAGTAAAACCTATGCCACTGAAATCGCCAATCGTTATCTGGATCTGACCACAAGCCATGGCACAACCACCAGCGTCAGCTATTGCACCATTCATCCGCAATCGGTGGATGCGTTTTTTGACGCCGCTCAAACCCGTGGCCAACGGGTGGTCGCGGGCAAAACCTGTATGGACAGAAATGCGCCCGACGATCTGACCGACACGGCGCAATCTGCCTATGATGACAGCAAGCGATTGCTGACAAACTGGCATGGCGTCGACCGGCTTGAATATGCCATCACGCCCCGGTTTTCCCCCACCTCTACGCCCGAGCAACTAGAGGCCTTGGGGGCGCTTTGGTCTGAACACCCAGACTGTTTGATGCAAACCCACCTGTCGGAACAAACCGACGAAATCGAATGGGTGCAGTCACTTTTTCCGGCAGCGCGCGATTATCTTGATACTTACGAAGAATTTGGCCTGCTGGGGCAAAAGGGGCTGTATGGGCATGCCATCCACCTGACAGAGCGCGAGCGGGCCCGCCTGAAAGACGTGGGTGCCGGGCTCATTCATTGTCCAACCTCCAACACCTTTATTGGCTCTGGCCTGTTTGATCTGCCAGGGCTGATGGCCGAGGGTCAGCGTATCGGTCTGGCCACCGATACCGGCGGCGGCTCGTCATTTTCCATGCTGCGCACGATGGCAGCCGCCTATGAAATTTCTCAGCTGCGTCACACACCATTGCACGCCGCACAACTTTTGTGGCTGGCCACAATCGGCAGCGCACAAACCCTTCATATGAAAGACAAAATTGGTAATCTTGCGCCGGGAATGGAGGCCGATCTGGTGGTTCTGGACCTGGCTTCCACCGATGCGATTGCACAGCGGACGGCCCGCGCAGATGACATTTGGGAAGCGGTTTTTCCAACCATTATGATGGGAGATGACCGCGCCATTCGGGCGGTTTGGATCAACGGCAAAGCCGCCTAA
- a CDS encoding SLC13 family permease yields MELFDFSQSTQAFLALGVVAVMFALFMREVYPAEVVALAGASVMLILGLLPYDEALHVLSNPAPWTIAAMFIVMGALVRTGALDWFTSLANAQAERSPAIAIGALMAFVMVASAFMNNTPVVVVMIPVFVQLSRKVGISASKLLIPLSYAAILGGCLTLIGTSTNLLVDGVARARGLEPFTIFEVTPLAIVLAIWGGVYLRFIAPRLLPDRSSMSDLLTSDKASKKFFTEAVVPPDSNLIGREVLSVQLFKRDGVRLVDVVRGDASLRRKMDGVKLQAGDRVVLRTKMTELLSLQRDKSLKRVDQVSAVETNTVEVLITPNCKMAGRRLGDLRLRRRFGVYPIAAHRRDKNIGRQLDDLVIQPGDTLLLEGAPEDIQRLATEMNLLDVSKPTARAFRRSHAPVAIAALFGIVLLAAFGVAPILLLAVLAMAVVFLTRCIDSDEAFGFVDGRLLALIFAMLAVATALETSGAIELIVENLTPLIVGFSPFFIVWAIYLLTSVLSELINHAVAVVLTPVAIGLAVSLGVDPRPLVVAVMVAASATFATPISYQTNMMVYGPGGYKFTDFMKVGIPLNLSVGLLASALIPWIWPL; encoded by the coding sequence ATGGAACTCTTTGATTTCTCCCAGTCCACACAAGCCTTTCTGGCGCTTGGCGTCGTGGCTGTGATGTTTGCCCTTTTTATGCGCGAGGTTTATCCCGCCGAAGTTGTTGCTTTGGCCGGGGCCTCGGTTATGTTGATCTTGGGTCTTTTACCCTATGACGAAGCCCTGCATGTTTTGTCCAATCCAGCCCCCTGGACAATTGCCGCAATGTTCATCGTGATGGGCGCGCTGGTGCGCACCGGGGCGCTGGATTGGTTCACCAGCCTGGCCAATGCCCAGGCGGAACGCAGCCCGGCGATTGCCATTGGCGCTTTGATGGCCTTTGTCATGGTGGCCTCGGCCTTTATGAACAACACACCGGTTGTGGTTGTGATGATCCCGGTTTTTGTGCAGCTGTCGCGAAAAGTGGGCATATCTGCCAGTAAGTTGTTGATACCCTTAAGTTATGCTGCGATTCTAGGTGGTTGCCTGACCTTGATTGGCACCTCGACCAATCTGTTGGTGGATGGGGTGGCGCGGGCGCGCGGGCTGGAGCCGTTTACCATTTTTGAGGTCACGCCTTTGGCGATTGTCTTGGCGATTTGGGGGGGTGTTTATCTGCGTTTCATTGCGCCGCGTCTTTTGCCGGACCGCAGCAGCATGTCTGATCTTTTGACCAGCGACAAAGCGTCTAAGAAATTTTTCACCGAAGCTGTGGTGCCGCCTGACTCAAATCTGATTGGCCGCGAAGTGCTGAGCGTGCAGCTGTTCAAACGTGATGGGGTGCGCTTGGTGGATGTGGTCCGCGGCGATGCCTCGTTGCGGCGCAAAATGGATGGGGTGAAGTTGCAGGCCGGCGACAGGGTTGTTCTGCGCACCAAGATGACGGAACTCTTGAGTTTGCAGCGCGACAAAAGTTTGAAGCGCGTGGATCAGGTGTCGGCCGTAGAAACCAACACGGTTGAAGTGTTGATCACGCCCAATTGTAAAATGGCTGGGCGTCGATTGGGAGATTTGCGCTTGCGTCGCCGGTTTGGGGTTTATCCGATTGCGGCCCACCGGCGGGACAAGAATATTGGCCGTCAATTGGATGATCTGGTGATCCAACCCGGTGACACGCTGTTGCTGGAAGGCGCGCCTGAGGACATCCAGCGCTTGGCCACTGAAATGAACCTGCTGGATGTATCAAAGCCTACCGCGCGGGCGTTTCGGCGCAGCCACGCCCCGGTCGCAATTGCGGCCTTGTTTGGCATTGTGCTGTTGGCGGCCTTTGGGGTGGCACCGATTTTGTTGTTGGCGGTTCTGGCCATGGCCGTGGTGTTTTTGACCCGCTGTATCGACAGTGACGAGGCCTTTGGTTTTGTCGATGGGCGTTTGTTGGCGTTGATTTTTGCCATGCTTGCCGTGGCGACAGCGCTTGAGACGTCTGGGGCGATTGAGTTGATTGTCGAAAATTTGACGCCGTTGATCGTTGGCTTTTCGCCTTTCTTTATCGTCTGGGCGATTTATTTGCTGACCTCTGTTTTGTCAGAGCTGATCAACCATGCGGTGGCCGTCGTTCTGACCCCGGTGGCCATTGGTTTGGCAGTGTCGCTTGGGGTGGATCCGCGTCCGCTTGTGGTGGCGGTTATGGTGGCCGCAAGCGCGACGTTCGCGACGCCGATCAGCTATCAAACCAATATGATGGTTTATGGGCCAGGGGGCTATAAATTCACGGATTTCATGAAGGTTGGCATTCCGTTGAACCTGAGTGTTGGTCTGTTGGCCAGTGCGCTTATTCCCTGGATCTGGCCGCTTTAG
- a CDS encoding CAP domain-containing protein, giving the protein MLRWSGVITALSLAVGTFASAEPAREVAGLTNQYRAQYGLPPLRVSGLLEVVADRHGADMARNRFFDHRGSDGSDVAGRALGAGYRYCVIAENIAKGHHSARDVTRGWIKSRGHRENLLDASVTDIGVVRQRGNIWVMVLGRGGC; this is encoded by the coding sequence ATGTTACGTTGGAGTGGCGTGATTACAGCATTGAGTTTGGCTGTGGGAACATTTGCCAGTGCAGAGCCTGCCCGTGAAGTCGCAGGGCTGACAAATCAGTATCGCGCACAATATGGGCTGCCACCGCTGCGGGTCTCGGGTTTGTTAGAGGTCGTGGCTGATCGGCACGGCGCAGATATGGCGCGCAATCGATTTTTTGATCATCGGGGGTCTGATGGATCAGATGTGGCAGGCCGTGCACTTGGGGCAGGGTATAGGTATTGCGTGATCGCAGAGAATATCGCCAAAGGGCACCATTCGGCCCGTGATGTGACCCGTGGGTGGATCAAATCTCGTGGGCATCGCGAGAACCTATTGGACGCCTCGGTCACGGATATTGGCGTTGTGCGCCAACGCGGCAACATCTGGGTTATGGTGTTGGGGCGTGGCGGCTGTTAG
- a CDS encoding YebC/PmpR family DNA-binding transcriptional regulator, whose translation MAGHSKWANIQHRKGRQDAARSKLFSKLAKEITVAAKMGDPDPEKNPRLRLAVKEAKSQSVPKDVIDRAIKKAVGGDAENYDEIRYEGYGPNGVAVIVETMTDNKNRTASTVRSTFSKNGGNLGETGSVGFMFERKGEVIYPADAGDADDIMMAAIEAGAEDVESGEDGHVVYCADTDLNDVSNALEADLGESESTKLIWKPTTTTELDLENMQKLMKLVDALEDDDDVQRVTTNFEASDEVMAQL comes from the coding sequence ATGGCTGGCCACAGTAAATGGGCAAATATCCAGCACCGTAAAGGGCGTCAGGACGCCGCGCGGTCTAAGCTGTTTTCAAAACTCGCAAAAGAAATCACAGTTGCAGCAAAGATGGGGGATCCGGATCCGGAGAAAAACCCACGTTTGCGTTTGGCTGTGAAAGAAGCGAAATCGCAATCTGTTCCAAAGGACGTGATTGATCGCGCGATCAAAAAGGCCGTTGGCGGGGATGCGGAAAACTATGATGAGATCCGCTATGAGGGCTATGGCCCCAATGGCGTGGCGGTCATCGTTGAAACTATGACCGACAACAAGAACCGTACGGCGTCGACGGTGCGTTCCACGTTTTCAAAGAATGGCGGCAATCTGGGAGAAACCGGGTCTGTTGGCTTTATGTTTGAACGCAAGGGCGAGGTGATTTATCCGGCGGATGCGGGTGATGCAGACGACATCATGATGGCGGCGATCGAAGCGGGCGCGGAAGATGTTGAAAGCGGCGAAGACGGGCATGTTGTTTATTGTGCAGACACCGATCTGAACGATGTTTCAAATGCTTTGGAAGCGGATCTTGGCGAGTCTGAATCCACCAAATTGATCTGGAAGCCGACCACAACAACCGAGTTGGATCTGGAGAATATGCAGAAACTGATGAAATTGGTGGATGCGCTGGAAGATGACGACGACGTGCAGCGCGTTACGACAAATTTTGAAGCCTCGGACGAGGTTATGGCGCAGCTTTAA
- a CDS encoding TIGR00282 family metallophosphoesterase — translation MKILFLGDVMGRAGRAAVKDRLPQLRKDWALDFVVINGENASNGMGLSGEHAKGLFEAGADCVTLGDHAFDQKDMMQHIGQDSRIIRPINYAHGNVPGRGFRVFEARGGRKVLVMQVLGQVFMKRPFDDPFSAVDRVLKAHPRGGMVQASIIDVHCEATSEKMGMGHFCDGRASLVVGTHTHVPTADTQILPGGTAFQADAGMCGDYNSVIGMEKAEPMRRFITGMPKARFTPALGEATLSGVYIETDDKTGAATRIEMVRQGGRLSQSGPE, via the coding sequence ATGAAAATTCTGTTTCTCGGAGATGTGATGGGGCGCGCCGGGCGTGCTGCTGTCAAAGACAGGCTGCCACAGTTGCGCAAAGACTGGGCGCTGGATTTTGTTGTGATCAACGGTGAAAACGCCAGCAATGGTATGGGGCTCAGTGGCGAGCATGCCAAGGGTCTGTTTGAGGCGGGCGCGGATTGTGTCACGCTTGGGGATCATGCTTTTGACCAAAAAGACATGATGCAGCATATCGGGCAAGACAGTCGCATTATCAGACCTATCAATTACGCCCATGGCAATGTGCCGGGACGTGGGTTTCGGGTGTTTGAGGCCCGCGGTGGTCGCAAAGTGTTGGTGATGCAGGTCCTGGGGCAGGTCTTTATGAAACGGCCGTTTGATGACCCGTTTTCCGCGGTCGACCGAGTGCTCAAAGCCCACCCGCGCGGCGGCATGGTGCAGGCCAGCATCATCGATGTGCATTGCGAAGCCACCTCTGAAAAAATGGGCATGGGTCATTTCTGTGATGGCCGTGCGTCCTTGGTGGTGGGCACCCATACCCATGTGCCAACAGCAGATACCCAGATTTTACCTGGCGGCACGGCATTTCAGGCGGATGCGGGCATGTGCGGCGATTATAACTCGGTGATTGGCATGGAAAAAGCCGAACCAATGCGCCGGTTTATCACCGGCATGCCAAAGGCGCGCTTTACCCCGGCTCTGGGCGAGGCCACCTTGTCAGGGGTCTATATTGAAACCGATGATAAAACCGGCGCTGCGACGCGCATCGAAATGGTGCGGCAGGGCGGGCGGCTAAGCCAGTCTGGCCCAGAATAA
- a CDS encoding 5-formyltetrahydrofolate cyclo-ligase has translation MDISEIKTKARKAGFARRKTAFGARHPGQSAYLSEVLAGYRGVALAGYMPIQTEINPLGAMAEAAAYGPVGVPVIQGAGLPLKFSLWTPEAPMRAGPFGASIPEVDAFFEPEIVIVPLVAFDAQGGRLGYGGGFYDRTLQELRNKRATLAIGFAFDAQQAETLPLEPTDQPLDLIVTESSIRDLS, from the coding sequence ATGGATATTTCAGAGATCAAAACCAAGGCCCGCAAAGCTGGATTTGCCCGCCGCAAAACTGCATTTGGCGCGCGTCACCCTGGCCAATCAGCCTATTTGTCAGAGGTGCTGGCCGGCTATCGCGGCGTTGCCTTGGCTGGTTATATGCCCATTCAAACAGAGATAAATCCGCTGGGCGCCATGGCCGAGGCGGCAGCATATGGGCCGGTGGGTGTGCCGGTGATCCAAGGCGCGGGCCTGCCACTTAAGTTTTCCCTTTGGACCCCCGAAGCGCCAATGCGCGCCGGGCCCTTTGGGGCCAGCATTCCCGAGGTTGATGCCTTTTTTGAGCCTGAAATTGTGATTGTGCCGTTAGTGGCTTTTGACGCCCAGGGTGGCCGGTTGGGCTATGGCGGCGGGTTTTATGATCGCACGCTGCAAGAGCTGCGCAACAAACGTGCCACGCTGGCGATTGGCTTTGCCTTTGACGCCCAGCAAGCGGAAACACTGCCGCTGGAACCTACAGATCAACCGCTTGATCTGATCGTGACCGAGAGCAGCATTCGCGATCTGAGCTAA